The Lycium barbarum isolate Lr01 chromosome 12, ASM1917538v2, whole genome shotgun sequence genome includes a region encoding these proteins:
- the LOC132622545 gene encoding zinc-finger homeodomain protein 6-like produces MEHRGQEKDMGMSNPIGYNPSHLNQQQESSSSGATKLPTTPVASSLADKRTNEQIIHGNTLFSPNQTLDQHNNLTQTSDPDPLRQVRTTSASDRNISTVRYKECLKNHAASMGGHVLDGCGEFMPSGEEGTPEYLKCAACDCHRNFHRKETEDESQTPSHVHRYNINNHHINTQIPPSLPSPQHHHKYSHRGHVAPVMMSFGGNTGVPAESSSEDLNMFNGGQGVIQPCNYSMSKKRFRTKFSQQQKDKMQEFAEKLGWRIQKQDEQEVQQFCTEVGVKRQVFKVWMHNSKQAIKKKQT; encoded by the coding sequence ATGGAACACAGAGGTCAAGAAAAGGATATGGGCATGTCCAATCCCATTGGTTATAATCCATCTCATCTTAACCAGCAACAAGAATCATCATCCTCTGGGGCAACCAAATTACCTACTACTCCTGTAGCTTCAAGTCTAGCAGATAAAAGAACAAATGAGCAAATTATCCATGGAAATACCCTTTTTAGCCCTAACCAAACCCTAGATCAGCATAATAATCTTACTCAAACTTCAGATCCAGATCCACTTCGACAAGTACGGACAACGTCAGCAAGTGATAGAAATATCAGCACTGTCCGATACAAAGAATGTCTAAAAAATCATGCCGCAAGCATGGGAGGACATGTCTTAGATGGTTGCGGAGAATTCATGCCAAGTGGAGAAGAAGGGACACCGGAATACCTGAAATGTGCAGCTTGTGATTGTCACCGCAATTTTCATCGAAAAGAGACTGAAGACGAATCACAAACACCCAGTCATGTGCATAGATATAACATCAACAACCACCATATAAACACTCAAATTCCGCCTTCTCTTCCGTCTCCACAGCACCATCATAAGTACTCTCATAGGGGACACGTGGCACCAGTGATGATGAGCTTCGGAGGGAACACGGGAGTTCCAGCTGAATCATCTAGTGAAGATCTGAACATGTTTAATGGTGGACAAGGGGTAATTCAGCCATGTAATTATTCGATGTCGAAGAAGAGATTTCGAACGAAATTCAGTCAACAACAGAAAGATAAAATGCAAGAGTTTGCTGAGAAGCTGGGATGGAGAATTCAGAAACAAGATGAACAAGAAGTGCAGCAATTTTGTACCGAAGTGGGGGTGAAGAGACAAGTGTTCAAAGTGTGGATGCACAACAGCAAACAAGCAATCAAGAAGAAACAAACATAA
- the LOC132622544 gene encoding embryonic protein DC-8-like, whose amino-acid sequence MGKRTALFMVMVVGMLSVSWCWGEEKANVAKEEMSNKAQQAKQSASEAMDDAKDKTASWADWVADQFSQYQDDAKDEAQRLSDRAKDAASNARDSINSASHGTQRYGSQKAKEMADVASDKFGDAKNFASEKANQAMDAAADITSHANERGKDNAYDAYAYASEKTGKAANTATDFAKQKADDAYAYASDKAGQATDTASDMAANAKGSAKHKAYDAKHFAKEKARDAYASASDKAGQATNAASDMAADAKERAKHKAYDASDFTKEKAHDAYASASDKASQATNIASDMAGDAKEKVKHKAYDANNFAKEKAHDAYASASEKAGRATNIASDMAADAKESAKHKAYGARDFASGKAHDLVNAASEMGSAAKEKVKDKANDAYAYATDKAGDAKEIGKDKAYDAYGYASDKMNQAKDEASNIAGDSKDTMKDKASDAYGYATDKVSDAKEIGKDKAYDAYGFVSDKLSRARDAASNLAGNSKDTMKDKASDAYDFASGKADQTIRMATDRAHDAREKAYDDYEGAKSKAHETYNTAKNTMNEQAKDKYEAAKEKASAAAGNVGAKMRSASGKEL is encoded by the exons atggggaagAGGACAGCATTGTTTATGGTGATGGTGGTGGGGATGTTAAGTGTGAGTTGGTGTTGGGGAGAGGAAAAAGCGAATGTGGCGAAGGAAGAGATGAGTAACAAAGCCCAGCAGGCTAAGCAAAGTGCTTCTGAAGCCATGGATGATGCTAAAGACAAAACCGCTTCTTGGGCTGATTGGGTCGCTGACCAATTCTCACA GTACCAAGACGATGCAAAAGATGAAGCCCAAAGATTATCAGATAGAGCTAAGGATGCCGCATCAAATGCAAGAGATTCCATTAATTCTGCTTCACATG GAACCCAAAGGTATGGCTCTCAAAAGGCGAAGGAGATGGCTGACGTAGCATCTGACAAATTCGGTGATGCTAAAAATTTTGCATCCGAGAAAGCCAATCAAGCTATGGACGCAGCCGCAGATATCACTAGTCATGCCAATGAAAGAGGAAAAGATAATGCGTATGACGCTTATGCCTATGCATCGGAGAAAACTGGCAAAGCCGCAAACACTGCTACCGATTTTGCCAAACAAAAGGCTGATGATGCTTATGCATATGCATCTGATAAGGCAGGTCAAGCCACAGACACTGCTTCGGACATGGCGGCAAACGCCAAAGGAAGTGCCAAACATAAAGCTTATGATGCCAAACATTTTGCCAAAGAGAAAGCACGTGATGCTTATGCTTCCGCTTCTGATAAGGCAGGTCAAGCCACTAATGCTGCTTCGGATATGGCGGCCGATGCAAAAGAAAGAGCCAAACATAAGGCTTATGATGCTTCTGATTTTACCAAAGAGAAGGCGCATGATGCTTATGCCTCCGCATCTGATAAGGCGAGTCAAGCTACTAACATTGCTTCGGACATGGCAGGTGATGCCAAAGAAAAAGTTAAACACAAGGCTTATGATGCGAATAATTTTGCCAAAGAGAAAGCTCATGATGCTTATGCCTCCGCATCTGAAAAGGCAGGTCGAGCCACTAACATTGCTTCAGACATGGCCGCCGATGCCAAAGAAAGCGCTAAACATAAAGCTTATGGTGCCAGAGATTTTGCTTCTGGGAAGGCACATGATTTGGTGAATGCTGCTTCCGAGATGGGCAGCGCAGCTAAAGAGAAGGTTAAGGATAAAGCTAACGATGCCTATGCTTATGCCACAGATAAAGCAGGTGATGCCAAAGAAATAGGGAAAGACAAAGCGTATGATGCTTACGGATATGCATCTGACAAGATGAACCAAGCGAAGGACGAGGCTTCTAATATTGCTGGTGATTCAAAAGACACCATGAAGGACAAAGCATCAGATGCCTATGGTTATGCTACTGATAAAGTAAGCGATGCCAAAGAAATCGGAAAAGACAAAGCGTATGACGCTTATGGATTTGTATCTGACAAGTTGAGCCGAGCAAGGGATGCGGCTTCTAACCTTGCTGGTAATTCAAAAGACACTATGAAAGATAAAGCCTCGGATGCCTATGACTTTGCCTCTGGTAAAGCAGATCAAACCATAAGAATGGCTACCGATAGAGCCCATGATGCGAGAGAGAAAGCTTATGATGACTACGAGGGGGCCAAATCAAAGGCGCATGAAACCTACAACACTGCCAAGAACACGATGAATGAACAAGCAAAGGATAAATATGAAGCAGCCAAAGAGAAGGCTTCGGCAGCTGCAGGTAACGTTGGAGCAAAAATGAGAAGTGCGAGTGGCAAAGAATTATGA